From one Triticum urartu cultivar G1812 chromosome 3, Tu2.1, whole genome shotgun sequence genomic stretch:
- the LOC125546791 gene encoding NAC domain-containing protein 75-like — protein sequence MAVPVGGRAVAVVLPVLPVGVKFDPTDQELIEHLEAKVTPDSTRSHPLIDLFIPTIDSEHGICYTHPEKLPGITLSGLRKHFFQRNSRAFKRVTWTPHKKQSKCSMHAMWHNTSNTLPVVVNSRQTGSKKVLVLHTNKNFDQQRTDWVMHQYHLGDLEQEKERELVLCKIFY from the exons ATGGCGGTGCCGGTTGGGGGCCGGGCGGTGGCGGTGGTGCTG cCGGTGCTGCCGGTTGGCGTCAAGTTTGATCCCACAGATCAGGAGCTGAttgagcaccttgaggccaaagtgactCCTGACAGCACGAGATCTCaccctctcatcgatttgttcataccaaccatcgacagcgagcacggcatatgctacacccatccggagaaacttc cgggtatcacactgagtggcctaagaaagcatttcttccagcgcaattccagaGCGTTCAAAAGGGTCACGTGGACGCCTCACAAGAAACAGTCGAAGTGCAGCATGCATGCGATGTGGCACAATACcagcaataccttgccggtggtGGTCAATagccggcagacgggcagcaaaaaggttctggtgctgcacaccaacaagaacttcgaccagcaaaGGACcgactgggtgatgcaccagtaccacctcggggacctggagcaagagaaggagcgggagctggtcctctgtaagattttctac